Proteins co-encoded in one Ooceraea biroi isolate clonal line C1 chromosome 9, Obir_v5.4, whole genome shotgun sequence genomic window:
- the LOC105275993 gene encoding MAP kinase-activating death domain protein isoform X3, which produces MDIQKKFLCPRLVDYLAIVGARMPAASRQPVQVPELLRRYPVEDHKDFPLPLDMVYFCQPEGCSSVGPKRTALREATSFTFTLTDKDSGKTRYGICVNFYRPTERAGLAAGGGIAMKREKYNTTFRRESWRKSMERSTDSAFSSDYRSSAVGPSDSERDCPSSRRDSDTPQVPHAPRLDIIAPSGDSESGGSHSPSPRASRRRQRVRNYSLTSLCIISHHPFFTMFRECLFVLKKIIDACNESFSPQKVGASRQTNRDTVWSVLTGQALGDTPSIVLHDVREIETWILRLLSSPVPVPTKTRVEIEIISPNLQPPLCFALPDHTRFTLVDFPLHLPLELLGVDICLKVLTLILLENKIVLQSRDYNALSMSVMAFVTMIYPLEYMFPAIPLLPTCMSCAEQLLLAPTPFVIGIPASFLLYKKNFNMPDDIWLVDLDSNKITAPSSLCDDSLPPLPEPEGTILKNHLKQAMQLMDQVGSSAMASMTGPPLPLQDTSPRLSFQAPSRRESTASHHSTLSVASTKHRPSIDHHAHIQHTPLNSPSMSSSSSPPRRSSVSQSIGGAGSVGPRTPGQSPAPFNPFIYGNDVDSVDIATRVAMVRFFNSQNLLANFTEHTRTLRLYPRPVVAFQINSFLRSRPRKSSFLNRFARTQAVEFLAEWSLTPSNVAFLRVQTGVFDPAQIGDKPRWYATNLEPIYFPVWDSGSSLANALKAMREHESQPTDESGSDSEGAESTSSSYSSLSDFVSEMASSDLSPGYSCPQVSQPQMSLSVDPKNVYNPPSSLQYPGVEEDSPVRPESPPSTSSSHSDLSSPSFNRDSELELNPKVHEGSQSTNDKEEGGSFESDSASTITPRTILSAQSSVGQFTGISMGSLGTQSSLNDTERPATPHRTSRISRYVTPVPPTGPGLQRQPSVGNVLARASSFNTVGPLLPRQISATADHHHEVTVQLQRQASAGATVTQKSSDDKTVQRQNSGGSTTATGNGVLRQGSQGSLFEQIASQAKDLVRETTRQSSQDGLLAHMDKLKHQAKEKITEAGEDSLFAPLEQLTLQTKKAMGEATKSVQEVSKTALEASKTAAGVSKNTLDDLTYVGKSTLGDLTKSAKEVAAKKGLLKSLGESQQSPVHSPSSPNVTQPRKESVSNQLVASDTRGGVGRDFFSNISSDLNGFAAQTSSMFSDLFGSKNSSSRGSSFFPQNQKSKEKSNPILGPFPKVAAKTGLVERSSLIKHSTHKVNQEDAQRMQNAERSSTNSDNQAFLNDVVTQVLSGEGVGWLKLNRLKKLMEDENYRDLVVTKLNKGLSRKISPDDHIDDVAISKPVYKGMLKCLQAVTHGLAHTYNNFGLGGMASVFQLMEIAHTHYWSKDLSGEGGFDSSLMSQASSPFGSRENLKSPQSPNQPEFTDTTQKTELPQVHLDTPQGPPTADTGQSTTDMFLDMFTKKGKFLSKLTSFDSESGRGGETGSSEALSTDGGSIITNPAFRQAHQASFRSTVSDSEVEQGNFPRQGKQRSGSVWSSKSSLSTGFRYHGGSLVPTTALPSPESARTYLFEGLLGKERSLLWDEMQFWEDAFLDAVSQERDMMGMDQGPGEMVERYKSLSESERRRLEHEEDRLLCTLLHNLTAILVMLKVDKNELKRKVRRLLGKSHIGLIYSQELNQLLDQINNLHGNDIDLKPLTSRQMHRQSFTVHSGVDAEGELRFLEVRHDGLVLRSVNGVIVERWWYERVVNMTYSPKNKVLCLWRRSGGDTELHKYYTKKCKDVYYCIKDAMEKAAARGRGTNVGYELGGEFPVQDMRTGEGGLLQVCMEGVGLLFANSKFLVPSIDIAPRLGKQDFEAISRVACRYISLTLLPLLLLLLAAATAVRSCLEAANMLRLRHDRMRCMFFVRLDHIRKCFTQKDGIFVLEEFNPKTRQVIQRKYKSQMASDICYAVICVFSYVAAGSEQRKQQQHPQQQSQQQPQQPQQPQQPQQPQQSQQQQQPQQQPQSQYTPHQQRQHSHQLQLQQQQLQQQQQSRYPNVTSQTYRNPQPNKDPHPRQH; this is translated from the exons gTCCCGGAGTTATTACGCAGATATCCTGTGGAGGATCACAAGGACTTTCCTCTGCCTCTGGACATGGTGTACTTCTGCCAACCAGAAGGTTGCAGCAGCGTGGGACCAAAACGCACGGCCTTGCGAGAGGCGACATCGTTCACTTTCACCCTCACCGACAAAGATTCAG GAAAAACGCGTTACGGGATCTGCGTGAATTTTTATCGACCTACGGAAAGAGCGGGGCTTGCGGCTGGCGGGGGAATTGcgatgaagagagagaagtacAACACCACGTTTCGAAGGGAAAGCTGGAGGAAGAGCATGGAAAGAAGCACGGACTCCGCTTTTTCTAG CGACTATAGGAGCAGTGCAGTAGGTCCTAGTGATTCTGAAAGAGATTGCCCCAGCAGTAGAAGAGACTCGGACACCCCGCAGGTTCCCCATGCTCCAAGACTGGACATTATTGCACCGAGTGGAGACAGCGAGAGCGGCGGCAGTCATTCCCCATCGCCACGTGCTTCTCGAAGACGTCAA AGAGTTCGCAATTATTCTTTGACTTCGCTGTGCATCATATCGCATCATCCGTTTTTCACGATGTTTCGGGAGTGTCTTTTCGTTCTGAAGAAAATCATTGACGCGTGCAATGAAAGTTTCTCGCCGCAAAAAGTGGGAGCTTCCCGGCAAACGAACAG AGATACAGTGTGGAGCGTTTTGACGGGCCAAGCTCTGGGAGACACGCCGTCTATCGTGCTTCATGACGTTCGTGAAATCGAAACGTGGATATTGCGTTTGCTGAGCAGCCCCGTGCCCGTCCCAACAAAAACGCGcgttgaaattgaaataatatcgcCAAACCTGCAACCCCCACTGTGTTTCGCTCTGCCGGACCATACGAGGTTCACCCTGGTCGATTTTCCTCTGCATCTTCCGTTGGAGCTACTAGGCGTCGATATATGTCTGAAAGTCCTCACGCTGATCCTCTTGGAGAATAAG ATCGTGCTTCAATCCCGCGACTACAATGCCCTGTCGATGTCCGTTATGGCATTCGTTACAATGATCTATCCATTGGAGTACATGTTTCCCGCGATACCTTTGCTACCCACGTGCATGAGTTGTGCCGAGCAGTTACTGCTTGCGCCGACGCCCTTCGTGATCGGAATACCCGCATCCTTTTTGCTATACAAGAAGAACTTCAATATGCCTGACGATATCTGGCTGGTGGACTTGGACAGCAATAAAATAACGGCGCCAAGTTCATTATGTGACGATAGTCTGCCACCGCTACCAGAACCAGAAGGCACTATCTTGAAGAATCATCTGAAGCAG GCAATGCAACTGATGGATCAAGTTGGCTCTAgt gcAATGGCAAGCATGACGGGTCCTCCATTACCATTACAAGACACCTCACCGCGCCTTTCCTTTCAAGCACCGAGTAGGAGAGAAAGCACGGCGTCGCATCATTCCACTTTAAG TGTAGCTTCAACGAAGCACAGACCGAGTATCGATCATCACGCACACATTCAACACACTCCGTTGAACTCGCCGAGCATGAGCTCGTCGTCGAGTCCGCCGCGTCGGTCATCGGTGTCTCAGTCGATCGGGGGAGCTGGATCAGTAGGACCTAGGACGCCCGGCCAGAGTCCGGCGCCCTTCAACCCTTTCATCTATGGGAATGATGTGGATTCCGTGGACATCGCTACACGGGTGGCCATGGTGCGGTTCTTCAACTCGCAGAATTTGCTAGCCAATTTCACCGAGCACACGCGCACCCTGCGGCTGTATCCCCGGCCAGTGGTGGCTTTCCAAATCAACTCATTCCTTCGTTCGCGGCCCAGAAAGAGCAGTTTCTTGAACAGATTCGCGCGTACTCAGGCGGTCGAGTTTTTGGCCGAATGGTCGCTCACGCCGAGTAACGTGGCCTTCCTCCGGGTGCAGACGGGTGTGTTCGACCCCGCGCAAATCGGCGATAAGCCACGATGGTACGCGACCAATCTCGAACCGATCTACTTCCCTGTATGGGACTCCGGCAGTTCGCTGGCAAATGCTCTGAAGGCGATGAGAGAGCATGAAAGTCAACCCACCGACGAGAGCGGCTCCGACTCCGAAGGTGCCGAGAGTACAAGTTCCTCTTATTCCTCTCTGAGCGATTTTGTTTCTGAGATGGCATCGTCGGATCTGTCACCGG GTTACAGCTGTCCACAAGTGAGCCAACCCCAAATGTCGCTTTCGGTGGATCCGAAGAATGTCTACAATCCTCCGAGTTCCTTACAATATCCAGGAGTGGAGGAGGATTCACCAGTACGACCCGAGAGCCCACCGAGTACTTCTTCTAGTCACAGTGATCTGAGTAGTCCGAGCTTTAACAGGGACTCCGAGCTCGAATTAAATCCAAAAGTTCACGAGGGTTCGCAATCTACTAAT GATAAAGAGGAGGGTGGTAGCTTTGAGTCAGACTCCGCGTCGACAATAACACCGCGCACAATCCTGAGCGCACAAAGTTCGGTAGGACAATTCACAGGGATAAGCATGGGATCTTTAGGCACTCAATCTTCGCTCAACGACACTGAACGTCCTGCCACTCCTCACAGGACTTCGCGTATCAGTAGATATGTCACTCCT GTTCCACCCACTGGACCAGGTCTACAACGTCAGCCAAGTGTCGGCAACGTCTTGGCTAGAGCCTCCAGCTTCAACACCGTCGGACCTCTTTTGCCGCGACAGATAAGCGCTACCGCCGATCATCATCACGAAGTAACGGTGCAGCTTCAGCGCCAGGCATCGGCGGGAGCAACGGTCACGCAGAAATCAAGCGACGACAAAACGGTGCAACGACAAAACAGCGGCGGTAGTACCACTGCCACCGGAAATGGTGTTCTGCGACAGGGCTCGCAAGGCTCGCTGTTCGAGCAGATCGCCAGCCAGGCAAAGGACTTGGTGCGCGAAACAACTAGGCAGAGCAGTCAAGACGGGTTGCTCGCACACATGGACAAG CTTAAGCATCAGGCGAAAGAGAAGATTACAGAGGCAGGCGAAGACAGCTTATTTGCGCCGCTAGAGCAA ttGACGCTGCAAACTAAGAAAGCGATGGGCGAAGCCACCAAGTCCGTGCAGGAGGTGTCGAAGACAGCGTTGGAGGCGAGCAAGACTGCAGCGGGCGTCAGCAAGAATACATTGGACGATCTGACGTATGTGGGCAAGAGCACATTAGGTGACCTGACGAAAAGTGCGAAGGAAGTCGCCGCGAAGAAAGGCTTACTCAAG AGTCTCGGAGAGTCGCAACAATCGCCAGTACACTCTCCATCGTCTCCCAATGTAACACAGCCGCGAAAAGAGTCGGTCAGTAATCAACTGGTCGCATCGGACACGCGGGGCGGCGTCGGCCGGGATTTCTTCAGCAATATTAGTAGTGATTTAAACGGTTTCGCTGCGCAGACTAGCAGTATGTTCAGTGATTTATTCG GTAGTAAAAATAGTTCTAGTCGAGGCAGTAGCTTCTTCCCGCAAAATCAGAAGTCGAAAGAGAAGAGCAATCCGATCCTTGGACCATTTCCTAAAG ttGCAGCGAAAACGGGATTGGTAGAGCGTTCCTCGTTGATAAAACATTCTACGCATAAAGTTAATCAGGAAGATGCGCAGAGAATGCAAAACGCGGAACGTTCTAGCACAAATAGTGACAATCAAGCCTTTTTGAACGAT GTTGTAACGCAAGTCTTGTCCGGGGAAGGTGTTGGTTGGCTCAAATTGAACAGATTGAAGAAGCTGATGGAAGACGAAAACTATCGGGATCTGGTCGTGACGAAACTGAATAAAGGTCTCAGTAGGAAGATCAGTCCGGATGATCACATTGACGATGTG GCCATATCGAAACCCGTATACAAGGGAATGCTAAAGTGCCTTCAAGCAGTGACGCATGGTCTCGcgcatacatataataattttggaCTAGGCGGAATGGCTTCTGTCTTCCAACTGATGGAAATCGCTCACACGCACTATTGGAGCAAAGATCTATCCGGGGAGGGTGGTTTCGACAGTTCTTTGATGTCACAG GCGTCCAGCCCATTCGGTAGTAGGGAAAACTTAAAATCTCCGCAATCTCCGAATCAGCCTGAGTTCACGGATACCACGCAAAAAACAG AACTGCCGCAAGTGCATTTGGACACGCCGCAAGGACCACCGACAGCAGACACGGGTCAATCGACAACGGACATGTTTCTGGATATGTTCACGAAGAAAGGGAAATTTCTAAGCAAGCTCACTTCATTTGACTCCGAG AGTGGGCGGGGTGGTGAAACGGGAAGCAGCGAAGCTTTATCCACAGACGGAGGTAGCATTATCACTAATCCTGCTTTTCGGCAAGCGCACCAAGCTTCCTTCCGAAGCACTGTGTCTGATAGCGAGGTCGAGCAAGGCAAT TTTCCCCGGCAAGGCAAGCAACGTTCCGGGAGCGTCTGGTCTAGCAAATCATCTCTGAGTACCGGATTCCGATACCACGGCGGAAGTTTAGTACCCACTACAGCGTTACCGAGTCCGGAATCCGCGAGAACATATCTTTTCGAAG GTCTATTAGGAAAGGAGAGGTCGCTCCTCTGGGACGAAATGCAATTCTGGGAGGATGCATTCTTGGATGCCGTTTCACAAGAACGTGATATGATGGGTATGGATCAAGGCCCCGGGGAAATGGTAGAAAG ATACAAGAGTTTAAGCGAAAGCGAAAGGCGGCGATTGGAGCACGAGGAAGATAGACTACTATGCACTCTCCTGCACAATCTCACTGCTATCCTGGTGATGTTAAAAGTCGACAAGAACGAACTGAAGCGAAAGGTGCGCAGGTTGCTGGGCAAGAGTCACATCGGCCTCATCTACAGTCAAGAATTGAATCAACTTCTCGACCAAATAAATAATCTC CATGGAAACGACATTGATTTGAAGCCTTTGACGTCACGACAAATGCACCGACAGTCGTTTACTGTGCATTCGGGGGTCGACGCCGAGGGTGAGCTGCGGTTCCTCGAGGTTCGCCACGACGGTCTCGTGCTGAGATCGGTAAATGGTGTAATAGTTGAACGCTGGTGGTATGAACGCGTTGTTAATATGACATATAGTCCGAAAAACAAGGTTCTATGCTTATGGAGGAGGAGCGGCGGCGATACCGAACTTCATAAATATTACACTAAGAAG TGTAAGGATGTGTACTACTGCATAAAAGACGCTATGGAGAAGGCAGCGGCTCGCGGGCGGGGCACGAACGTGGGCTACGAGCTCGGCGGCGAGTTCCCCGTGCAAGACATGCGAACGGGCGAGGGTGGGCTCCTGCAGGTTTGCATGGAAGGCGTCGGTCTCCTCTTCGCAAACAGCAAG ttTCTTGTCCCGTCCATCGACATTGCCCCGCGGCTGGGCAAACAGGATTTCGAG GCCATCTCCAGAGTTGCCTGCCGCTATATATCGCTGACGTTGCTGccgctactgctgctgctgcttgcTGCCGCTACTGCCGTTAGGTCTTGCTTAGAAGCTGCAAATATGCTGAGATTGCGACATGATAGAATGAGATGCATG TTTTTTGTAAGACTCGATCATATCCGCAAGTGCTTTACTCAAAAGGATGGAATCTTTGTTTTGGAAGAATTCA ATCCTAAAACTAGACAAGTAATTCAACGTAAATATAAGTCACAAATG GCATCTGATATCTGCTACGCTGTCATCTGTGTGTTCTCTTACGTGGCTGCCGGATCGGAGCAACGAAAACAGCAACAGCATCCGCAACAGCAATCACAGCAACAGCCACAACAGCCACAACAGCCACAACAGCCACAACAGCCACAACAGtcacaacagcaacaacagccGCAACAGCAGCCGCAATCGCAGTATACGCCGCATCAACAACGTCAGCACTCACACCAGCTTCAGCTTCAACAGCAACAgttgcagcagcaacagcaatcTCGGTATCCCAATGTAACGTCGCAGACGTACAGAAACCCACAACCCAACAAGGATCCTCATCCTCGTCAACACTGA